The DNA window GATATAGTGCTTCTGCAAACATCGAATTCTTGAACAAGATCTTTTAGAGGTCGACCTGTGTGCCGCTGAAGTACAACTTTTTTTTTAAAAATAATGGAATATGTTTTGTTTGTTTTAGTTCTGCTTCCATATGTTTTCCATTCTTTTACCAAATCGTAGGAAATTCCAAAGTGTTCTGCAACTGCTTTTTGGGTGAAACCTTTACGAATACAATCAGCAACTTTGTGTTTAGTTTCTGTAGTATGTTTTGTACATTTTTTTTGCCTCTTTAATTTTACAGATTCATTACAGATGGTGTTTTCCATACACTCTATTAATTCTTGCAAATTTAGATCTAAATCAATCTCTTCTTCCAAATTTAAGTCTGGAAATAGATTGGAAGGAGCAATTTCATTTTTCTCTATAGGATAATTGTCTAGATAAGTGCAGGTAGAAATACGCATATTTAATATTTTATTTTAATTTAAAAGTGAATGATATTTAAAATGAACTGTTTATATAGACTTGTGTTTTATAATCAATTTAAATGATTTTTTTAATTAAAAATTCTGAATTATCATAGATTGATTTCTAGAAAAATATAACCTATCGATTCCTTGTCATTTGAGGGAAGAACTACTATATTGTGAAGTAACAAGGGAGATTTGTGTGTTTTTAGAGCACTTTCAGGAAAAGATCCATTCTAGCCCACATGATGTGTTAGGTTTGCATCTAGTTGATGATAAAAAAGTAATTCGTCTTTGGCGCCCTGGAGCAGAGAATATTTATTTAGAGGTGTTTGGATCCATAGTTCAAGCTAAAAGGGTGGACAGTGAAGGGTTATTTGAATGTGAAGTTCCTGAAAAAACAGAATTTGGAGATTATTGTATTTATCACCAAAACGGCTTGTTAGCAAATGATCCTTATGCTTTTGGTCCTATTTTTGGTGAATTGGATAAACATTTATTTGCGCAAGGGGTTCATTATCGTCTCTATGAAGTTATGGGGGGGAAAGTAACTACGCATCAGGGAATTGCAGGAGTAAAATTTACGGTTTGGGCTCCTAATGCAAGATGGGTTTCTTTAGTGGGTGATTTTAATCACTGGGACGGGCGTGTAAACCCTATGCGAAGTTATGGTGGTATTTGGGAGTTATTTGTCCCAGGCATTGGTAATTATCAAAAATACAAGTTTGAAATTCATACCGATGGGGAAGTATTGATTAAAACAGATCCTTATGCGAACTATTGTGAGTTAAGACCTGCAAACGCTTCTATTGTATTTGATATTGATCGATATCAGTGGCACGATCAAGTTTGGCGAGAAAAACAATTAAAACGCAATAAAGATAGTTACCCTCTGAATATCTATGAGGTTCATCTTGGGTCCTGGAAGAAAAGAGAAGGAAATTATCTCAATTATAAAGAGATTGCTTTTGAACTAGCTCAATATTGTAATCAGATGGGATTTTCTCATGTAGAACTTCTCCCTATTACAGAATACCCTCTTGATGAGTCATGGGGATATCAAGTAACCGGTTTTTTTGCACCGACTAGTCGATTTGGAACTCCTGAGGACTTCCAGTATTTTGTAGATTACCTGCATCAGCAAAATATTGGAGTCATTTTAGATTGGGTTCCAGCGCATTTCCCCATAGATAGTCACTCTTTACATCTCTTTGACGGAACGTGTCTATATGAGCATAAAGATATGCGTCAAGGATATCACCCTCATTGGAGTACCTGTATTTTTAATTATGGTAGATTTGAAGTATCGAACTTTCTGATTGCAAGCGCTCTTTTTTGGCTTGACAAAATGCATGTTGATGGCTTTCGAGTGGATGCAGTAGCTTCGATGCTTTATCTAGATTATGGAAGGGAAGTAGGTGAATGGATTCCTAATGCGTATGGAGGTAGAGAAAATTTAGCAGCCATTGAATTTATCAAACACCTTAACTCCATTGTGCACCAGTTATTCCCTTTTGCATTGATGTGCGCTGAAGAATCTACTTCTTTTACCGGAGTAACCCATCCTTTAGAAAAAGGTGGTCTTGGTTTTGATCTTAAATGGAATATGGGCTGGATGAATGATAGTTTGCAGTATTTTTCTAAAGATCCTCTTTTTCGCAGTTATCATCAAAATATACTTACCTTTAGTTTGCTCTATGCTTTTTCTGAGAAGTTTATTCTTCCTCTGTCTCATGACGAGGTTGTTCATGGCAAAGCTAATCTATTGTCTAAAATGCCAGGGGATGACTGGCAAAAATTTGCAAATGCACGCCTATTCTATAGCTACCAAATCTGTCACCCAGGAAAGAAGTTGGTTTTTATGGGGGTAGAGTTAGGCATGTGGAAGGAATGG is part of the Candidatus Rhabdochlamydia sp. T3358 genome and encodes:
- a CDS encoding helix-turn-helix domain-containing protein; protein product: MRISTCTYLDNYPIEKNEIAPSNLFPDLNLEEEIDLDLNLQELIECMENTICNESVKLKRQKKCTKHTTETKHKVADCIRKGFTQKAVAEHFGISYDLVKEWKTYGSRTKTNKTYSIIFKKKVVLQRHTGRPLKDLVQEFDVCRSTISKWARDPSLQAKIKKLRNRQVIFF
- the glgB gene encoding 1,4-alpha-glucan branching protein GlgB, encoding MFLEHFQEKIHSSPHDVLGLHLVDDKKVIRLWRPGAENIYLEVFGSIVQAKRVDSEGLFECEVPEKTEFGDYCIYHQNGLLANDPYAFGPIFGELDKHLFAQGVHYRLYEVMGGKVTTHQGIAGVKFTVWAPNARWVSLVGDFNHWDGRVNPMRSYGGIWELFVPGIGNYQKYKFEIHTDGEVLIKTDPYANYCELRPANASIVFDIDRYQWHDQVWREKQLKRNKDSYPLNIYEVHLGSWKKREGNYLNYKEIAFELAQYCNQMGFSHVELLPITEYPLDESWGYQVTGFFAPTSRFGTPEDFQYFVDYLHQQNIGVILDWVPAHFPIDSHSLHLFDGTCLYEHKDMRQGYHPHWSTCIFNYGRFEVSNFLIASALFWLDKMHVDGFRVDAVASMLYLDYGREVGEWIPNAYGGRENLAAIEFIKHLNSIVHQLFPFALMCAEESTSFTGVTHPLEKGGLGFDLKWNMGWMNDSLQYFSKDPLFRSYHQNILTFSLLYAFSEKFILPLSHDEVVHGKANLLSKMPGDDWQKFANARLFYSYQICHPGKKLVFMGVELGMWKEWNSQEELPWELLGYERHQMLQRFFQQMNAFYRNNFALWEWDFDSKGFEWIDFSDQYNCCISYLRKAERQLLFCVHNFSANCIPNYVVHLPNVVRIVEVFNTDKEEYGGSGKLNSSIKIMNNLQKKPTGVQFQLPPLATMIFEVQFVS